The following are encoded together in the Schistocerca americana isolate TAMUIC-IGC-003095 chromosome 6, iqSchAmer2.1, whole genome shotgun sequence genome:
- the LOC124620044 gene encoding piggyBac transposable element-derived protein 4-like, which produces MYVVTHNVIFFLEDEIDDSLSSDEDENDVEGVASNPAAVPYPKDSEWTAVDTYRPLPVNTTPRQILVDIDESSSVLDCSKVFLTDSDVNELKRQTNLYASQTIQKKRRGNNLKPHSVLSSWKPVTISEMRRFLGIIFHMCVSKKPKIADHWSTNPVLSCNFCPHVMSRLRFTQILSCLHLVDNSNQKKPGEDGFHPLYKVLPYYNNLKERCIQAYRPSEKVTIDEGICPFRGRVSFRVYMQNKPHKYGLKVYAVAEASSGYVVNFEVYAGKHIVDNSSSAVILRLLSDSSLLNKGHTVYLDRFYSSPELFQQLAEKGTGAVGTVNKSRKGLPKDLVSAKLKKGEMSFRRKDNVLAMKWKDKRDVYTLSTRHQATFGTHTKRNGSVVLKPLQVLDYNLNKIGVDIGDQRLQYNPFQHRTVKWWRKLYFHLLLMGVSNAFWLYNAVHRKKITITDFITVLAVQLVEDDTLEFIPRNEGTVGRLTKRHFLQHIPATTKKYAARVCHVCSSRSKKQSGKASRKETRYECEQCGVALCLEPCFKIFHTKKQYDSV; this is translated from the coding sequence atgtatgtagttacacataatgtgatattctttttagaagacgagattgatgacagtttgtcttcagatgaagacgagaatgatgttgaaggtgttgcttcaaatccagcagctgtgccgtatccgaaagacagtgagtggactgcagttgacacctaccgacctctgcctgtcaacacgacacccaggcagatactagtggatattgatgagtcgagttctgtactggattgcagtaaagtgttccttactgacagtgacgtaaatgaactcaagagacagacaaatttgtatgcatcacagacaatacagaagaaaagaagaggaaataatctgaagccccattcagttttgagttcgtggaagccagtgactataagtgagatgaggcgtttcttgggtattattttccacatgtgtgtttcgaaaaagcccaaaattgcggaccattggagcactaatcctgttcttagttgtaacttttgtccccatgtcatgagccgtttgcgtttcactcagatactgtcatgcttgcatcttgttgacaattcaaatcagaaaaaaccaggcgaagatggatttcatccactttacaaagttttgccatattataataatttgaaggagcgatgtatccaggcatatcgtccctcagaaaaagtgacaattgatgaaggaatttgcccatttcgaggtcgtgtgagtttccgtgtttacatgcaaaataagcctcataagtatggactgaaagtatatgctgttgctgaagccagtagtggctatgttgtaaattttgaagtttatgctggtaagcatattgttgacaattcttcgtctgcggttattttgcgattgttgtctgacagcagcttgctgaacaaaggccacactgtgtatttagatcgattttattccagtccagagctatttcagcaactggcagagaaaggcactggagctgttggtactgtgaacaaatccaggaaaggattgcctaaagatttagtatctgctaagctgaaaaagggcgaaatgtcttttcggcgtaaagataatgtattggcaatgaagtggaaagataagagagatgtgtatacattgtctacaaggcatcaagcaacatttggtacgcatactaagagaaatgggtctgtagtattgaaaccacttcaggtacttgattacaacctcaataaaattggagtggatattggagaccaacgcctgcagtacaatccgttccagcacagaactgtgaaatggtggcgaaaattatatttccatttgctgcttatgggagtatcaaatgcattttggctgtacaatgcagtgcacaggaagaaaattacaataacagactttataacagtgcttgcagttcagcttgttgaagacgacacacttgaattcattccaagaaatgaaggaactgtaggtcggctaacaaagagacattttttgcagcacatacctgcaactactaagaagtatgctgctcgtgtgtgtcacgtgtgcagttccaggagcaagaaacagagtggcaaggcttctcgcaaagagacacgatacgaatgtgaacagtgtggcgttgcactctgcctggaaccttgctttaaaattttccacactaaaaaacaatatgattctgtgtga